Proteins encoded together in one Neisseria lactamica window:
- a CDS encoding ParA family protein — MSANILAIANQKGGVGKTTTTVNLAASLASRGKRVLVVDLDPQGNATTGSGIDKASLQSGVYQVLLGDADVKSAAVRSKEGGYGVLGANRALAGAEIELVQEIAREVRLKNALKAVAEDYDFILIDCPPSLTLLTLNGLVAAGGVIVPMLCEYYALEGISDLIATVRKIRQAVNPDLDITGIVRTMYDSRSRLVAEVSEQLRSHFGDLLFETVIPRNIRLAEAPSHGMPVMAYDAQAKGTKAYLALADELAARVSGK; from the coding sequence ATGAGTGCGAACATCCTTGCCATCGCCAATCAGAAGGGCGGTGTGGGCAAAACGACGACGACGGTAAATTTGGCGGCTTCGCTGGCATCGCGCGGCAAACGCGTGCTGGTGGTCGATTTGGATCCGCAGGGCAATGCGACGACGGGCAGCGGCATCGACAAGGCGAGTTTGCAGTCCGGCGTTTATCAGGTCTTATTGGGCGATGCGGACGTGAAATCGGCGGCGGTACGCAGCAAAGAGGGCGGATACGGCGTGTTGGGTGCGAACCGCGCGCTGGCCGGTGCGGAAATCGAGCTGGTGCAGGAAATCGCCCGGGAAGTGCGTTTGAAAAACGCACTCAAGGCAGTGGCGGAAGATTACGACTTTATCCTGATCGACTGCCCGCCTTCGCTGACGCTGTTGACGCTTAACGGGCTGGTGGCAGCCGGCGGCGTGATTGTGCCGATGTTGTGCGAATATTACGCGCTGGAAGGGATTTCCGATTTGATTGCGACCGTGCGCAAAATCCGTCAGGCGGTCAATCCCGATTTGGACATCACGGGCATCGTGCGCACGATGTACGACAGCCGCAGCAGGCTGGTTGCCGAAGTCAGCGAACAGTTGCGCAGCCATTTCGGGGATTTGCTGTTTGAAACCGTCATCCCGCGCAATATCCGCCTTGCGGAAGCGCCGAGCCACGGTATGCCGGTGATGGCTTACGACGCGCAGGCAAAGGGTACCAAGGCGTATCTTGCCTTGGCGGACGAGCTGGCGGCGAGGGTATCGGGGAAATAG
- the rsmG gene encoding 16S rRNA (guanine(527)-N(7))-methyltransferase RsmG, giving the protein MERKERLRAGIAAMGLDISETAQDRLLAYVDLLKKWNKTYNLTALRDEEKMIVHHLLDSLTLLPYIEGAQTMLDVGSGGGQPGIPAAVCRPDVQITLLDANTKKTAFLQQAVIELGLDNVRVVSGRVEAVSDVRADVVTSRAFAELADFVSWTVHLLKDGGYWAAMKGVYPQGEIDRLPQDVCVEKIQRLEVPGLDAERHIVILSKR; this is encoded by the coding sequence ATGGAACGCAAAGAACGCCTGCGTGCAGGCATTGCCGCGATGGGGCTGGATATTTCGGAAACGGCACAGGACAGGCTTTTGGCCTATGTGGATTTGTTGAAAAAGTGGAACAAAACCTACAATCTGACCGCCCTGCGCGACGAGGAAAAAATGATTGTCCATCATCTTTTGGACAGCCTGACGCTGCTGCCCTATATCGAAGGCGCACAGACGATGCTGGATGTCGGTTCGGGCGGAGGACAGCCCGGCATTCCGGCGGCGGTGTGCCGTCCGGATGTGCAGATAACCCTTTTGGATGCGAATACGAAGAAAACGGCTTTTTTACAGCAGGCGGTTATCGAGTTGGGGTTGGACAATGTGCGCGTGGTATCCGGACGCGTGGAGGCGGTTTCGGACGTGCGTGCCGACGTGGTTACCAGCCGTGCGTTTGCAGAACTGGCGGATTTTGTGTCGTGGACGGTGCATCTGTTAAAAGACGGCGGCTACTGGGCGGCGATGAAGGGCGTATATCCGCAGGGGGAAATCGACCGCCTGCCGCAGGATGTGTGCGTCGAAAAGATCCAAAGGCTCGAAGTGCCGGGCTTGGATGCGGAACGCCATATCGTCATCCTGAGCAAGCGTTGA
- a CDS encoding virulence-associated E family protein → MGNLITYNAEDAHANFKLLSKLAGMADFHIVAGADKARNAKPSRKGWDFKEWADGDSTELDDETYEKQRDKVADKRWGLGQTIQSIDEGGAVGVNRYPLVEFAFMPSNIICLDLDAKKGADGGKLPIELNEAWQGYFKGALIERSSSGAGLHVFFSVPMSFAEGLKLNRRTHDGGDFKLEPDVLPDLEGMENLAGIDLFAGGINRCLKLTCQAVNDWKGADNIELCPEGVAMLGEALRRKDEKGGGRSDGIAGGKTAGGGCPMSDVVRRAAAELGEGMTDAEEVRRAIRQNSYHNGVQGFYTALMDGDAELINKAFGGDFSTADYALAREATYYTRRYEAVLNLMLNSRLTKRGEGYKGDNPDKWNREDYRRLTIEKALSSRLESGQTYQNKQAGAGGAIIEGLPEDAAESLSRNRNGAITAGISNLKIILSKHRDYKGMFGWDDLTDCPAVINTPSWSNGRGIKAGAWSKTGTVTEAIKARFADMGLNAGMENICTAITEVCRVNPTNILREKLQSLKWDGIPRLEKMAERYFPLDKDYTDTERECANQMMAKMLVGAVRRACMPFESDGVKHDSMIVIAGDSGAGKSVAVSIIGSVCGADYFTTVRNVIRDDGRDFLIGLQGRWIAELPELAGFLNERTDTEMLKAVLTEKTDTYRELYQGRTSRFKRLTTFWGTYNPKANSGVIYDKTLFRRMWFVDLAQDGRVDLDSLKQDIEQLWAEAVVLEQKGYTNYFDDEEMEKTAKGMTARYYVENPLEDYLEGLLNNPADGLYELVRKGDGWFTLQQFWEKLGDRQDRIPNLTNKRGYRGNMRIIAEVLLNLGYKQERRRTANNTSKTYFKKPLEERRKIPGGLGVPFEEYVKAYDNRVATSIPTHR, encoded by the coding sequence ATGGGCAATCTTATCACATACAACGCGGAAGATGCACACGCTAATTTTAAATTGTTGAGCAAATTGGCAGGGATGGCAGATTTTCACATTGTAGCAGGGGCTGATAAAGCACGGAATGCAAAGCCGAGCCGTAAAGGATGGGACTTTAAAGAATGGGCAGACGGCGATAGTACGGAATTAGATGATGAAACCTATGAAAAACAAAGGGATAAGGTAGCAGATAAACGTTGGGGGCTTGGGCAGACAATCCAATCTATCGACGAAGGCGGAGCGGTGGGCGTAAACCGTTACCCTTTAGTTGAGTTTGCCTTTATGCCATCCAATATCATTTGCTTGGACTTGGACGCAAAAAAAGGGGCGGACGGCGGGAAACTGCCGATTGAGCTTAACGAGGCTTGGCAGGGATATTTTAAGGGCGCATTGATTGAGCGTTCCTCAAGCGGCGCGGGCTTACACGTTTTTTTTAGTGTACCGATGAGCTTTGCGGAGGGCTTGAAGCTGAACAGGCGTACACACGATGGTGGCGATTTTAAGTTGGAGCCGGACGTGTTGCCCGACTTGGAAGGTATGGAAAACCTTGCAGGCATTGATTTGTTTGCAGGCGGCATTAACCGATGCCTTAAATTGACGTGTCAGGCGGTTAACGATTGGAAAGGGGCGGACAATATAGAGCTTTGCCCCGAGGGTGTGGCAATGTTGGGGGAGGCATTAAGGCGAAAAGACGAGAAGGGCGGTGGGCGTTCAGACGGCATAGCCGGAGGTAAAACGGCAGGGGGCGGGTGTCCGATGTCGGATGTCGTAAGACGCGCAGCCGCCGAACTTGGCGAAGGGATGACGGATGCGGAAGAAGTCCGAAGGGCTATCAGGCAGAATAGCTATCACAACGGTGTGCAGGGGTTTTATACCGCTTTGATGGATGGGGATGCGGAACTCATTAACAAGGCTTTCGGCGGCGACTTCTCGACAGCGGATTATGCCCTTGCCCGCGAAGCAACTTATTACACGCGCAGATACGAGGCGGTTTTAAACCTTATGCTGAACAGCAGACTTACAAAGCGCGGGGAAGGCTATAAAGGGGACAATCCCGATAAATGGAACAGGGAAGATTACCGCAGGCTGACGATTGAAAAAGCCTTAAGTTCACGCCTTGAGAGCGGGCAAACCTATCAGAACAAGCAGGCAGGAGCAGGCGGGGCAATTATTGAAGGCTTACCCGAAGATGCGGCGGAGAGTTTGAGCCGCAATAGAAACGGGGCGATTACGGCAGGCATTTCAAACTTAAAAATCATCCTTTCTAAACACAGGGATTATAAGGGTATGTTCGGGTGGGACGATTTGACGGACTGCCCCGCCGTTATCAATACCCCAAGCTGGAGCAACGGCAGGGGAATCAAGGCGGGGGCTTGGAGCAAGACAGGGACGGTTACAGAGGCAATTAAGGCAAGGTTTGCCGATATGGGGCTTAATGCGGGTATGGAAAACATATGTACGGCAATCACAGAGGTTTGCAGGGTGAATCCCACAAACATTTTGCGGGAAAAATTGCAGTCCCTCAAATGGGACGGAATCCCCCGCCTTGAGAAGATGGCAGAGCGTTATTTCCCGCTTGATAAGGACTACACGGACACGGAGAGGGAGTGCGCCAATCAAATGATGGCAAAAATGCTTGTGGGCGCAGTAAGGCGGGCGTGCATGCCGTTTGAAAGCGACGGAGTAAAACACGATTCAATGATAGTTATTGCAGGAGACAGCGGCGCGGGCAAATCCGTTGCAGTGAGTATCATCGGTTCAGTTTGCGGGGCGGACTATTTCACAACGGTTCGCAATGTCATTAGAGACGACGGGCGGGATTTCCTTATCGGCTTACAAGGCAGATGGATTGCGGAGTTGCCAGAACTGGCGGGATTCCTGAACGAACGGACAGATACGGAGATGTTAAAGGCGGTGCTGACCGAAAAAACAGACACATACAGAGAATTGTATCAGGGCAGGACAAGCAGATTTAAAAGGCTTACAACATTTTGGGGGACATATAACCCGAAAGCAAACAGTGGCGTAATTTACGATAAAACACTGTTTCGCCGTATGTGGTTTGTTGACCTTGCACAAGATGGAAGAGTGGATTTGGACAGCCTGAAGCAGGATATTGAACAACTTTGGGCGGAAGCTGTCGTGCTTGAGCAGAAAGGTTATACAAACTATTTTGATGATGAGGAAATGGAAAAAACCGCCAAAGGTATGACAGCAAGATATTATGTAGAGAATCCGCTGGAGGATTATTTGGAGGGGCTTTTAAATAACCCGGCGGATGGACTTTATGAACTTGTTAGGAAGGGGGACGGGTGGTTTACCTTACAACAATTTTGGGAGAAATTGGGGGATAGGCAAGACAGGATTCCCAATCTGACAAATAAAAGAGGGTACAGGGGCAACATGCGGATAATCGCAGAAGTTTTGTTAAATCTTGGCTATAAGCAGGAAAGGCGGCGGACGGCTAATAACACCAGCAAAACATATTTCAAAAAACCGTTGGAGGAGCGGAGGAAGATTCCGGGCGGCTTAGGAGTACCGTTTGAGGAGTATGTTAAGGCATATGACAATAGGGTAGCAACTTCTATTCCGACACACCGGTGA
- a CDS encoding helix-turn-helix transcriptional regulator, giving the protein MLNIEDNKFYFVGELAEMLGISKKTVWLRVRVGMFPPLQGVEGTRNRGYWGKDIKKMFGYYTEG; this is encoded by the coding sequence ATGTTGAATATCGAAGACAACAAATTTTATTTTGTGGGAGAGTTAGCCGAGATGTTGGGCATATCAAAAAAAACAGTGTGGTTAAGGGTTCGGGTGGGGATGTTTCCCCCTTTGCAAGGCGTGGAAGGCACACGGAATCGCGGTTATTGGGGAAAGGACATTAAAAAAATGTTCGGTTATTACACAGAGGGATGA
- a CDS encoding tyrosine-type recombinase/integrase encodes MDRPQGAVKAGDGAISHGGVGGLCLNPSTKHDGQGSWVLSYTDPLTQKRMRDTIGRYPAMSIAEAGRIGAEIKALVQSGVSPRKEQERKLEEARRAEKNTFEAVGRMFFAEKKKDGAWRNDGAVTRNIRRMERYVYPLIGGIPIAELKEADIAAALKTPILPVMRGQRIVAPLNQCKGVAFDSPGTAEKITAVIGQIFTYAEAVGLRDNGNPIGAVKLLLKKGQHVQGVERHQPSLPFEHIPKFVKTLLEEVGGDAKNALLVQLLIAARSGAVSRMKVEDVRFEEGYWRLPAFSELSKTSSDVLYPLTPRLKKLLAERKEKARGGYLFEGKGLRDNPVSNTAINSVIRRMAATGRHRGWLVSDEVGKLPVPHGFRATFSGVGDNKRL; translated from the coding sequence ATTGACAGACCGCAGGGGGCGGTAAAGGCGGGGGATGGGGCAATCTCTCACGGCGGGGTTGGCGGTTTGTGTTTAAACCCCTCAACAAAACACGACGGGCAAGGTTCTTGGGTGCTTTCCTATACCGACCCACTGACACAAAAGCGGATGCGGGATACCATTGGGAGATACCCGGCGATGTCTATCGCAGAGGCGGGGCGGATAGGGGCAGAAATAAAAGCACTTGTGCAAAGCGGCGTTTCCCCTAGAAAAGAGCAGGAGCGGAAACTGGAAGAGGCACGGCGGGCAGAGAAAAACACGTTTGAAGCGGTTGGGCGTATGTTTTTTGCGGAGAAGAAAAAAGATGGGGCGTGGCGCAATGATGGGGCAGTTACCCGAAATATCCGCAGGATGGAGCGGTATGTCTATCCGCTTATAGGGGGAATACCTATCGCAGAATTAAAGGAGGCGGACATAGCGGCAGCACTTAAAACACCTATCCTACCGGTTATGCGGGGGCAAAGGATAGTAGCCCCACTGAATCAGTGCAAGGGCGTAGCCTTTGACAGTCCGGGGACGGCAGAAAAGATAACCGCCGTTATCGGGCAGATTTTCACATACGCCGAGGCTGTGGGGCTTCGGGATAACGGAAACCCGATAGGCGCGGTTAAGCTGCTGCTGAAGAAGGGGCAGCACGTTCAGGGGGTGGAACGACACCAGCCGAGTTTGCCGTTTGAGCATATCCCTAAGTTTGTAAAAACATTGTTAGAAGAGGTTGGGGGAGACGCTAAAAACGCGTTGCTTGTCCAGTTGCTGATTGCCGCACGTTCGGGGGCGGTTAGTCGTATGAAGGTAGAAGATGTGCGTTTTGAAGAGGGCTATTGGCGGTTGCCCGCCTTTAGTGAATTGAGTAAAACCTCTTCAGATGTTTTGTATCCGCTGACACCCAGATTAAAAAAACTGCTTGCCGAGCGGAAAGAGAAGGCAAGGGGCGGCTATTTGTTTGAAGGCAAGGGATTGAGGGACAACCCGGTATCCAACACCGCGATTAACAGCGTAATACGGAGGATGGCGGCGACTGGCAGACACAGGGGTTGGTTAGTTTCGGATGAGGTGGGCAAGTTGCCTGTACCCCACGGCTTCAGGGCAACCTTTTCGGGCGTGGGCGACAACAAACGGCTATGA
- a CDS encoding FUSC family protein, giving the protein MNSSQRKRLSGRWLNSYERYRYRRLIHSVRLGGAVLSATALARLFHLQHGEWIGMTVFVVLGMLQFQGAIYSKAVERMLGTVIGLGAGLGVLWLNQHYFHDNLLFYLTVGTASALAGWAAVGKNGYVPMLAGLTMCMLIGDNGLHWLDSGLMRAMNVLIGAAIAIAAAKLLPLKSTLMWRFMLADNLTDCSKMIAEISNGRRMTRERLEQNMIKMRQINARMVKSRSHLAATSGESRISPAMMEAMQHAHRKIVNTTELLLTTAAKLQAPKLNSGEIRLLDRHFTQLQTDLQQTVALINGRHARRIRTDTAINPELEALAEHLHYQWQGFLWLSTNMRQEISALVILLQRTRRKWLDAHERQHLRQSLLETREHG; this is encoded by the coding sequence ATGAACTCCTCGCAACGCAAACGCCTTTCCGGCCGCTGGCTCAACTCCTACGAACGCTACCGCTACCGCCGCCTCATCCACTCCGTCCGGCTCGGCGGGGCCGTCCTGTCCGCCACCGCACTCGCCCGGCTGTTCCACCTCCAACACGGCGAATGGATAGGTATGACCGTCTTCGTCGTCCTCGGTATGCTCCAGTTCCAAGGCGCGATTTACTCCAAGGCGGTGGAACGTATGCTCGGCACGGTCATCGGACTGGGCGCGGGTTTGGGCGTTTTATGGCTGAACCAGCATTATTTCCACGACAACCTCCTCTTCTACCTCACCGTCGGCACAGCAAGCGCACTGGCCGGTTGGGCGGCGGTCGGCAAAAACGGCTACGTCCCTATGCTGGCGGGACTGACCATGTGTATGCTCATCGGCGACAACGGCCTCCACTGGCTCGACAGCGGCCTGATGCGCGCGATGAACGTCCTCATCGGCGCGGCCATCGCCATTGCCGCCGCCAAACTGCTGCCGCTGAAATCCACACTGATGTGGCGTTTCATGCTTGCCGACAACCTGACCGACTGCAGCAAAATGATTGCCGAAATCAGCAACGGCAGACGTATGACGCGCGAACGTTTGGAGCAGAATATGATTAAAATGCGCCAAATCAACGCACGCATGGTCAAAAGCCGCAGCCACCTCGCCGCCACATCGGGCGAAAGCCGCATCAGCCCCGCCATGATGGAAGCCATGCAGCACGCCCACCGTAAAATCGTCAACACCACCGAGCTGCTCCTGACCACCGCCGCCAAGCTGCAAGCCCCGAAACTCAACAGCGGCGAAATCCGGCTGCTCGACCGCCACTTCACCCAACTCCAAACCGACCTGCAACAAACCGTCGCCCTCATCAACGGCAGGCACGCCCGCCGCATCCGCACCGACACCGCCATCAACCCCGAACTGGAAGCCCTCGCCGAACACCTCCACTACCAATGGCAGGGCTTCCTCTGGCTCAGCACCAATATGCGTCAGGAAATTTCCGCCCTCGTCATCCTGCTGCAACGCACCCGCCGCAAATGGCTGGATGCCCACGAACGCCAACACCTGCGCCAAAGCCTGCTTGAAACGCGGGAACACGGTTGA
- a CDS encoding NgoPII family restriction endonuclease codes for MNIIDAIINLVNNPVVGVKSHSQSNNRANQAGDDLEEYVKDLFSGSFNLNETQRIAQHAKAFSYLGNNSNPPDAMLRNGDAIEVKKIESKDSALALNSSHPKSKLSINDSMLTKACKDAEKWEEKDIIYIVGVVDKKKNLKHLAMVYGTDYCADAECYLKIKNQIKDGISNIGGIQFAETKELGRVNRIDPLNITYLRVRGMWGIENPWFVFNYIYQRDMEKSFNFMAIINEDKWNSFNNTDKLLAIQDSKLAISDIKIKNPNNPARLRNAKLITYYL; via the coding sequence ATGAACATTATCGATGCCATCATCAATTTGGTTAACAACCCTGTTGTCGGAGTCAAATCCCATTCTCAAAGCAACAATCGTGCCAATCAGGCAGGTGATGATTTGGAAGAATATGTAAAAGACTTGTTTTCCGGCAGTTTCAACCTAAATGAAACCCAACGCATAGCTCAACACGCAAAAGCATTCTCATATTTGGGCAACAACTCCAACCCGCCTGATGCCATGTTGCGAAACGGGGATGCCATTGAAGTTAAGAAAATTGAAAGTAAAGATTCCGCACTGGCACTGAATAGCAGCCACCCAAAATCAAAGCTCTCCATTAATGACAGTATGCTTACAAAAGCATGTAAAGATGCAGAAAAATGGGAAGAGAAAGACATCATCTATATTGTCGGTGTCGTTGATAAGAAGAAAAACCTCAAACACTTGGCAATGGTTTACGGAACTGACTACTGCGCCGATGCCGAATGCTATTTGAAAATAAAAAATCAAATTAAAGACGGAATCAGCAACATCGGCGGCATACAGTTTGCAGAAACCAAAGAACTGGGCAGGGTCAACCGCATTGATCCGCTCAACATAACTTATCTGAGAGTACGGGGTATGTGGGGAATCGAAAATCCATGGTTTGTCTTCAACTATATTTACCAACGGGATATGGAAAAAAGTTTCAATTTCATGGCCATTATCAACGAAGACAAATGGAATAGTTTTAACAATACAGACAAGCTGCTTGCCATACAGGATTCCAAACTGGCCATTTCCGACATTAAGATTAAAAACCCCAACAACCCGGCGCGATTAAGAAATGCAAAACTCATCACCTACTACTTATAA